The following proteins are co-located in the Bathymodiolus thermophilus thioautotrophic gill symbiont genome:
- the rsxC gene encoding electron transport complex subunit RsxC, which translates to MRDAFSAFNDGIVMTNPYPVDQVEIVQAPLPDKVVLPLQQRIGDEAIPCVVVGDKVLTGQIIAQTQDVFCVPIHASISGTVVAIDEQIIPHKSGLKSTCITIQSDGKDVWIEREDCGDFLHCSPETLIQHIQQSGIIGLGGAGFPTHSKLSKSLDCHTLIINATECEPGIMCDDALMQHYPREVVRGVEILLHISGASQAVIAIEDDKPEAYRSLLMFNHNDKISIVQIPTKYTSGAEKLLIKTLFNVEIPSGGFATDKGFVCQNVATSKAIFDAVIENKPLVSRIVTVTGSGVVPNNFAVRLGASFAHIVALAKPDDKQHDIRMGGMMMGVDVATLAVPICKISNCIFVNHTKAKPHVQECIRCGQCNQACPVGLLPQQLYWHAKSEHTDRAMDYNLRDCIECRCCDVVCPSHIPLAEYFSFAKALHQQQMREKHQTDVARERFEFREYRLERNKQERAEMMAKKKIELKKKMANDKVQKDKIAQAMARVKKTKQDKK; encoded by the coding sequence ATGCGTGATGCCTTTAGTGCCTTTAATGACGGTATTGTGATGACCAATCCCTATCCTGTAGACCAGGTAGAAATCGTGCAAGCGCCACTGCCGGATAAAGTTGTATTGCCGTTGCAACAGCGCATAGGCGATGAGGCGATACCTTGTGTTGTGGTGGGTGATAAAGTGTTGACAGGGCAGATAATTGCGCAAACACAAGATGTGTTTTGCGTGCCTATTCATGCCTCAATTTCTGGTACGGTGGTGGCAATTGACGAACAAATTATTCCGCATAAATCTGGCTTGAAATCAACATGTATTACCATTCAATCTGATGGCAAAGATGTGTGGATTGAGCGTGAAGATTGTGGTGATTTTCTGCATTGTTCGCCTGAAACTTTGATTCAGCATATACAACAATCGGGCATTATTGGCTTGGGTGGCGCAGGATTTCCCACGCATTCAAAACTCAGTAAATCACTTGATTGCCATACGCTCATTATCAATGCCACCGAGTGCGAGCCAGGGATTATGTGTGACGATGCTTTGATGCAACATTATCCACGAGAAGTGGTGCGTGGCGTGGAGATTTTGCTACATATTAGTGGTGCAAGTCAAGCGGTTATTGCCATTGAAGACGATAAGCCTGAGGCCTATCGATCGTTATTAATGTTTAATCACAATGACAAAATTAGCATTGTTCAAATCCCAACTAAATACACTTCTGGTGCGGAAAAGTTATTGATTAAGACTTTATTCAATGTTGAAATTCCATCAGGTGGATTTGCCACCGACAAAGGTTTTGTTTGTCAAAATGTTGCCACCAGTAAGGCCATTTTTGATGCCGTGATTGAGAACAAGCCACTGGTTTCTAGAATTGTAACCGTAACAGGCAGCGGCGTTGTGCCGAATAATTTTGCCGTGCGGCTGGGCGCATCATTTGCCCATATTGTGGCTCTGGCCAAGCCCGATGATAAACAACATGATATTCGCATGGGGGGCATGATGATGGGTGTTGATGTGGCAACGCTTGCTGTGCCTATTTGTAAGATTAGCAATTGTATTTTTGTTAATCACACAAAAGCCAAGCCCCATGTTCAAGAATGCATTCGTTGTGGGCAATGTAATCAAGCCTGCCCTGTTGGCTTATTGCCACAGCAATTGTATTGGCATGCTAAGAGTGAGCATACTGATAGGGCAATGGATTATAATTTAAGAGATTGTATTGAATGTCGTTGTTGTGATGTGGTGTGTCCGAGCCACATTCCATTGGCTGAGTATTTTTCCTTTGCTAAGGCACTACATCAGCAGCAGATGAGAGAAAAGCACCAAACAGATGTTGCTAGAGAGCGATTTGAATTTAGGGAATATCGTTTAGAGAGAAATAAGCAAGAACGCGCTGAAATGATGGCAAAGAAAAAAATAGAATTGAAGAAAAAA
- the rsxB gene encoding electron transport complex subunit RsxB has protein sequence MFDSILIFSILSLILGLLLGYAAIKFKVKGNPLVDQIDALLPQTQCGQCDFAGCRPYAEAIAKGEAQINQCPPGGQDGVDALAQLLDVETLLLNEEFGENTTDHVVVVDEQVCIGCTLCIQACPVDAFVGASKVMTTVIEEECTGCDLCIPVCPVDCIHIKETQQTLKNYIPNINEVTTHA, from the coding sequence ATGTTTGATTCAATTCTTATTTTTTCCATTTTGTCTTTAATCTTAGGATTGTTGTTAGGCTATGCTGCGATTAAATTTAAGGTTAAAGGCAATCCGTTGGTAGATCAAATTGATGCACTTTTGCCCCAAACTCAATGTGGGCAATGTGATTTTGCGGGATGTCGCCCTTATGCTGAGGCAATTGCCAAAGGGGAGGCGCAAATTAATCAGTGTCCCCCCGGTGGACAAGATGGCGTGGATGCTTTGGCACAGTTGCTGGATGTGGAAACGCTGTTGCTGAATGAAGAATTTGGAGAAAATACAACCGACCATGTGGTGGTGGTTGATGAGCAAGTTTGTATTGGTTGCACTTTGTGCATTCAAGCCTGCCCTGTGGATGCTTTTGTGGGGGCTTCTAAGGTTATGACAACAGTGATTGAAGAGGAATGCACGGGTTGTGATTTGTGTATTCCAGTGTGTCCTGTAGATTGTATTCACATTAAAGAAACGCAACAAACATTAAAGAATTATATACCGAATATAAACGAGGTAACAACACATGCGTGA
- the rsxA gene encoding electron transport complex subunit RsxA: MNEYVLILVSTILVNNFVLVKFLGLCPFMGVSRQIDTAIGMGFATTFVLTLASVSSYLINAYILIPFELEYLRTIAFIVTIAGVVGFTELVVNKTSPVLHQSLGVFLPLITTNCAVLGVALLNVNQDNGFLASAVYGFGAAVGFSFVLVLFSSIREHIDGADVPIVFQGVPIALITAGLMSMAFMGFIGLA; the protein is encoded by the coding sequence ATGAATGAGTATGTTCTGATTCTCGTTAGTACCATTTTGGTGAACAATTTTGTCTTGGTGAAGTTTTTAGGCTTGTGTCCATTTATGGGTGTGTCTAGGCAAATTGATACGGCAATTGGTATGGGCTTTGCCACGACTTTTGTGCTGACTTTGGCGAGTGTAAGCAGTTATTTGATTAATGCTTATATTTTGATTCCATTTGAGCTGGAATATCTACGAACGATTGCTTTTATTGTTACGATTGCAGGCGTGGTAGGTTTTACGGAATTGGTGGTGAACAAGACTTCTCCTGTTTTGCATCAGTCTTTGGGTGTATTTTTGCCACTGATTACGACAAATTGTGCGGTCTTAGGGGTGGCGTTATTAAATGTGAATCAAGACAATGGATTTTTGGCATCAGCCGTGTATGGTTTTGGTGCGGCGGTTGGTTTTTCTTTTGTGTTGGTATTATTTTCGAGTATTCGTGAGCATATTGATGGGGCAGATGTGCCTATTGTGTTTCAGGGTGTGCCTATTGCGCTCATTACTGCTGGGTTGATGTCAATGGCGTTTATGGGTTTTATTGGATTGGCATGA
- a CDS encoding TSUP family transporter has product MWAGFVRTGLGFGGAALGLPLMLLIGASPVYWLPVVGIHLLFFSSLTLLKSIKKVDWVYLRQSLIWIIPPTLIGVFGLIALPDKVMIIFVYSITIFYAVIWVSNQKITSHQPWVDKLLLVLGGYVAGTSLTGAPLIVAVYMRYVAKEYLRNTLFVLWFILVGIKMSTFVAFGVVIDWQLSLLLIPTATIGHLIGLKLHDKIIQNDRLFKRWVGAVLLLISSFGLLKIIL; this is encoded by the coding sequence ATGTGGGCAGGATTTGTGCGCACGGGACTTGGGTTTGGCGGTGCAGCACTGGGATTGCCATTAATGTTGTTGATAGGGGCATCGCCAGTTTATTGGTTGCCTGTGGTTGGTATTCATCTGTTGTTTTTTTCGTCATTAACTTTGTTGAAATCAATTAAAAAGGTGGATTGGGTGTATCTTAGACAATCGCTTATTTGGATTATTCCACCAACTTTGATTGGGGTATTTGGGTTGATTGCGTTGCCTGATAAAGTGATGATTATATTTGTGTATTCGATTACGATTTTTTACGCTGTTATTTGGGTTTCTAATCAAAAAATTACCTCGCATCAGCCGTGGGTGGATAAACTTTTGTTGGTTTTAGGTGGTTATGTGGCAGGCACTTCGCTGACAGGTGCACCGTTGATAGTGGCAGTGTATATGCGTTATGTGGCGAAGGAATATTTGCGTAATACGCTGTTTGTACTGTGGTTTATTTTGGTGGGAATTAAGATGAGCACTTTTGTAGCATTTGGGGTGGTAATTGATTGGCAGTTGTCATTGTTGCTAATTCCTACGGCGACAATTGGGCATTTGATAGGGCTTAAATTACACGATAAAATTATTCAAAATGATAGGTTGTTTAAGCGCTGGGTTGGGGCGGTGTTGCTGTTGATCAGTTCATTTGGTTTGTTGAAGATTATTTTGTGA
- the glmM gene encoding phosphoglucosamine mutase, which produces MNHYFGTDGIRGEVGIEPITADFFLKLGWAVGSVLAQKNKKPSVVIGKDTRVSGYLFESALEAGFLSAGVDVGLLGPMPTPAVAYLTQTYGATAGVVISASHNHFQDNGVKFFSDKGLKLSSQDQKNIEEQLQQLMVSVSSENIGKAIRHEQSLEHYIDFCKHSFDKNLNLSGLNIVVDCANGATYHIAKDVFSELGANTTVIHNQPNGFNINLDCGATNTQNLQQVVVEKKADLGIAFDGDGDRLMMVDSQGELIDGDELVFIIAKAWQSQDRLKNNTVVGTKMTNLGVQHSYKDLNINFIEADVGDRFVMQQMQQNNAILGGEGSGHIICLDQTTSGDGIIAALQVLEVLVKSGKTLHALKSEVQKYPQVLINVKVKEKIDLLQHQALQQAQLKVENDLGGAGRVLIRASGTEPLIRVMVEGKDLNLVQQSAEALVAILR; this is translated from the coding sequence ATGAATCATTATTTTGGAACAGATGGTATTCGTGGCGAAGTCGGTATTGAACCAATTACGGCAGATTTTTTTTTAAAATTAGGCTGGGCAGTCGGCTCAGTTTTGGCACAAAAAAACAAAAAACCCAGTGTTGTTATCGGCAAAGACACCCGTGTTTCAGGGTATTTGTTTGAATCTGCACTAGAGGCAGGTTTTTTATCTGCTGGCGTAGATGTTGGGCTACTTGGCCCAATGCCAACCCCCGCAGTGGCATATTTAACGCAAACTTACGGCGCTACAGCAGGCGTGGTAATCAGTGCATCGCATAACCATTTTCAAGACAATGGGGTTAAATTCTTTTCTGATAAAGGGCTTAAACTCAGTAGCCAAGATCAAAAAAATATTGAAGAACAATTGCAACAGTTAATGGTTAGCGTGAGCAGTGAAAACATCGGCAAAGCCATTCGACATGAGCAATCCTTGGAGCATTACATTGATTTTTGTAAACATTCGTTTGACAAAAACCTTAATTTATCTGGCCTTAATATTGTAGTTGACTGTGCGAATGGTGCCACTTATCACATTGCAAAAGATGTGTTTTCTGAGTTGGGTGCCAATACCACCGTTATCCATAACCAGCCGAATGGGTTTAATATTAATCTTGATTGCGGTGCGACTAATACCCAGAATTTACAACAAGTTGTGGTGGAGAAAAAAGCCGATTTAGGGATTGCTTTTGATGGCGATGGCGATCGTTTAATGATGGTTGACAGTCAAGGCGAATTGATTGATGGTGACGAGTTGGTTTTTATTATTGCCAAAGCGTGGCAATCGCAAGACCGACTTAAAAATAATACGGTGGTTGGTACTAAAATGACCAATCTAGGCGTACAACATAGTTACAAAGATTTGAACATTAATTTTATTGAAGCTGATGTGGGTGATAGATTTGTTATGCAGCAAATGCAACAAAACAATGCCATTCTCGGTGGCGAAGGCTCAGGGCATATTATTTGCCTTGATCAAACCACTTCAGGTGATGGCATTATTGCTGCTTTACAAGTATTAGAAGTGCTGGTTAAAAGTGGTAAAACACTCCATGCATTAAAATCTGAAGTGCAGAAATATCCACAAGTATTGATCAATGTTAAAGTCAAAGAAAAGATTGATTTATTGCAACATCAAGCCTTACAACAGGCGCAACTTAAAGTGGAAAATGATTTGGGTGGGGCAGGTAGAGTGTTAATTCGTGCTTCTGGTACTGAGCCACTTATTCGAGTGATGGTTGAAGGTAAGGATTTGAACTTAGTGCAGCAAAGTGCCGAGGCATTGGTTGCCATACTTCGTTAA
- the folP gene encoding dihydropteroate synthase — MGVLNVTPDSFSDGGQHFNSADAIQGAQRMIEQGVDIIDVGGESSRPNADPVSVVDEIQRVIPVIETLIKITNTPISIDTSKPEVMAQAVKAGASMINDIYALRVEGALKTASELGVNICLMHMQGNPSNMQNNPVYGDVVDDIKHFFEQRIEACVGAGIGTEKLILDPGFGFGKTYEHNLEILRRFNEFKSFGLPLLAGLSRKRMIAQMLNDRKIKGRVVGSTMAAIIAIQKGANMVRVHDVLATKDALTILQKVEK, encoded by the coding sequence ATGGGTGTATTAAATGTAACCCCCGACTCGTTTTCTGACGGCGGACAACATTTTAATAGTGCTGATGCCATTCAAGGTGCACAGCGTATGATTGAGCAAGGTGTTGATATAATTGATGTTGGTGGTGAGTCAAGCCGCCCAAATGCCGACCCCGTTTCTGTTGTAGATGAAATTCAACGCGTTATTCCCGTTATTGAGACGCTGATTAAAATTACTAACACGCCTATTTCAATTGACACCTCAAAGCCAGAAGTAATGGCACAAGCCGTTAAAGCGGGTGCCAGTATGATTAATGATATTTATGCCTTGCGTGTTGAGGGTGCATTAAAAACAGCGAGTGAATTGGGCGTTAATATTTGTTTGATGCATATGCAAGGCAATCCAAGCAATATGCAAAATAACCCTGTGTATGGGGATGTGGTAGATGATATTAAACATTTTTTTGAACAAAGAATTGAGGCTTGTGTTGGTGCAGGTATTGGCACAGAAAAGTTAATCTTAGACCCCGGTTTTGGTTTTGGTAAAACTTACGAACATAATTTAGAAATTTTACGCCGTTTTAATGAATTCAAAAGTTTTGGTTTGCCATTATTAGCAGGGTTATCACGCAAAAGAATGATTGCTCAAATGCTTAACGATAGGAAAATAAAAGGAAGGGTTGTTGGTAGCACTATGGCGGCCATAATCGCAATTCAGAAGGGGGCAAATATGGTGCGTGTGCATGATGTTTTGGCAACCAAAGATGCGTTAACAATATTACAGAAGGTGGAGAAATGA
- the ftsH gene encoding ATP-dependent zinc metalloprotease FtsH — translation MLKSLLFWLVLGTVASSIFSQFQSNEEKDSITYSQFIQSVKQGDVSNVTISGSNITGIGSDGKAFVTYSPGDLGLMGDLLNNGVDVVAKPPEKDGFFKQLIISLAPILLLIGVILYTMKGAGGAMGGKNPMSFGKSKARLIPKDESNITFKDVAGVEEAKEDVKELVDFLSEPSKFTKVGGKIPKGVLLVGPPGTGKTLLAKAIAGEAEVPFFFISGSDFVEMFVGVGASRVRDMFEQAKKNAPCIIFIDEIDAVGRQRGAGMGGGHDEREQTLNQMLVEMDGFEGSEGIIVIAATNRPDVLDPALLRPGRFDRQVMVGLPDISGRDAILKVHMKKLPIAKNVKTSDIAKGTPGFSGADLANLCNEAALITAGKDKELVGMQEFEKAKDKIMMGAERKSMVMDEAEKEMTAYHESGHAIVGRLVPEHDPVYKVSIIPRGRALGVTMFLPEKDSYSISRRKLNSQVASLFGGRIAEELIYGADGVTTGASNDIERATEIVHKMVKQWGMSDILGPLAYGEDEGEVFLGRQVTKHKHISEDTFKIIDAEIRKVIDANYEIAKKILTDNIDILHTMTKALMEFETIDKEQIDDLMERRPMREAAVIVDSDIASTELGKTIEPAADASDDKANEAPSGNTTEQVA, via the coding sequence ATGCTTAAAAGTTTATTATTTTGGTTAGTTTTGGGTACTGTGGCAAGTTCAATCTTCAGTCAGTTTCAGTCCAATGAAGAGAAAGACAGCATTACCTATTCTCAGTTTATTCAAAGCGTCAAACAGGGCGATGTTTCCAATGTAACCATTTCAGGTAGCAATATTACTGGCATAGGTTCAGACGGAAAAGCGTTTGTTACTTACAGTCCTGGCGACTTAGGTTTGATGGGTGATTTGCTTAATAATGGGGTTGATGTGGTTGCCAAGCCACCTGAAAAAGATGGATTTTTTAAGCAGTTGATTATTTCATTAGCGCCAATTTTATTATTGATTGGGGTTATTCTTTATACAATGAAAGGGGCTGGTGGCGCAATGGGTGGCAAAAATCCCATGAGTTTTGGCAAGTCTAAGGCAAGACTAATCCCCAAAGATGAATCAAACATTACTTTTAAAGATGTGGCTGGCGTAGAAGAGGCCAAAGAAGATGTAAAAGAGTTGGTGGATTTTTTATCTGAACCAAGTAAATTTACCAAAGTCGGTGGCAAAATTCCCAAAGGGGTTTTGTTGGTTGGCCCTCCAGGTACAGGTAAAACCTTATTGGCTAAAGCCATTGCAGGCGAGGCAGAAGTGCCATTTTTCTTCATTTCAGGATCTGATTTTGTTGAAATGTTTGTGGGTGTTGGCGCTTCACGCGTTCGTGATATGTTTGAACAAGCCAAGAAAAATGCACCTTGTATTATTTTTATTGATGAAATTGATGCAGTGGGTCGTCAACGAGGCGCTGGCATGGGCGGTGGTCATGATGAGCGAGAGCAAACACTCAATCAAATGTTGGTTGAAATGGATGGTTTTGAAGGGTCTGAAGGCATTATCGTCATTGCCGCTACCAACCGTCCAGATGTGCTTGACCCTGCGTTGCTCAGACCGGGGCGTTTTGATCGTCAGGTCATGGTGGGTTTGCCAGATATTAGTGGTCGTGATGCGATTCTAAAAGTACACATGAAAAAATTACCAATTGCAAAAAATGTTAAAACCAGTGATATTGCCAAAGGCACACCCGGTTTTTCAGGGGCAGATTTAGCAAATTTATGCAATGAAGCGGCGTTGATTACCGCGGGTAAGGACAAAGAATTGGTGGGTATGCAGGAATTTGAAAAAGCCAAAGACAAGATTATGATGGGTGCTGAACGCAAATCAATGGTTATGGATGAAGCCGAAAAAGAAATGACCGCTTACCATGAATCAGGGCATGCGATTGTTGGCCGTTTAGTGCCTGAACACGACCCAGTTTACAAGGTTAGTATTATTCCTAGAGGGCGTGCGCTAGGGGTAACGATGTTTTTGCCAGAAAAGGACAGTTACAGTATCTCTAGACGCAAATTGAACTCGCAAGTGGCATCATTATTCGGTGGCCGTATTGCTGAAGAGTTGATTTATGGTGCAGATGGCGTGACTACAGGTGCCAGTAATGACATTGAGCGGGCTACTGAGATTGTGCATAAAATGGTAAAACAATGGGGTATGTCTGATATTTTAGGGCCTTTGGCGTATGGTGAAGATGAAGGCGAGGTGTTTTTAGGGCGCCAAGTGACTAAGCATAAGCATATTTCAGAAGACACTTTTAAAATAATTGATGCTGAAATTCGCAAAGTTATTGACGCCAACTATGAAATAGCCAAAAAAATATTGACAGATAATATTGATATTTTGCACACCATGACTAAGGCGCTAATGGAATTTGAAACCATTGATAAAGAACAAATTGACGACTTAATGGAAAGAAGACCGATGCGTGAGGCGGCAGTTATTGTTGATTCTGATATTGCTTCTACTGAATTGGGCAAAACTATTGAGCCAGCAGCAGATGCCAGTGATGACAAGGCCAATGAAGCACCAAGTGGCAATACTACTGAGCAAGTCGCCTAA
- the holA gene encoding DNA polymerase III subunit delta: MRIKPEQLKNNVAKQLNSLYFVFGPELLLTEQSLTYIKNSAKAQGFDDRVSFEIDGNFDWTAITAELSAVSLFSPKRIIECRLKTGKIGVKGSKALTKIASSLPSDILFIVSTGKLDFAQQKSKWFKTLDQYGVIVQVWEMQKDHLVGWIANHMAESELQANQKIAEGIAYYTEGNLLASMQEIQKLKMAYPDGNIDTQDYLQQLNQQSQYTVYNLIDSALAGDSNQVLKIYATMTDSTAMPIMLSGALYREIDAIINMAIELQQVKQIDSVLNNHRVWKNRQATIGNALKRLPYQHLQKILLSLGRIDRSIKGMDNLNVIDELRALLLTIAGKTLWTQ, from the coding sequence ATGAGAATTAAACCTGAACAATTGAAAAATAATGTAGCCAAGCAACTCAATTCTCTTTACTTTGTTTTTGGCCCAGAACTCTTGTTGACCGAACAAAGTTTAACTTACATCAAAAACAGCGCAAAAGCACAAGGCTTTGATGACAGAGTTAGTTTTGAAATAGATGGTAATTTTGATTGGACTGCAATCACTGCCGAGCTTTCAGCCGTATCGTTATTTTCACCAAAACGCATTATTGAATGTCGCTTAAAAACAGGCAAAATTGGCGTCAAAGGCTCAAAGGCACTCACTAAAATTGCCTCAAGCCTACCAAGTGACATTTTATTTATTGTCTCCACTGGAAAACTTGATTTTGCGCAACAAAAAAGCAAATGGTTTAAAACACTTGATCAATATGGCGTTATCGTTCAAGTTTGGGAAATGCAAAAAGACCATTTGGTCGGCTGGATTGCTAATCACATGGCAGAATCAGAACTACAAGCCAACCAAAAAATCGCAGAAGGCATCGCCTACTACACCGAAGGCAATTTACTGGCATCTATGCAAGAAATCCAAAAACTCAAGATGGCTTACCCCGATGGCAATATCGATACCCAAGATTATCTGCAACAGCTTAACCAACAATCTCAATACACAGTTTACAACCTCATCGATTCCGCATTAGCAGGCGACAGCAATCAAGTGCTAAAAATTTACGCAACAATGACCGACAGTACAGCAATGCCGATTATGCTAAGTGGTGCACTCTACCGAGAAATTGATGCAATCATTAATATGGCAATTGAATTGCAACAAGTAAAGCAAATCGACAGCGTGCTAAACAACCATAGAGTATGGAAAAATAGGCAAGCAACCATTGGCAATGCACTAAAACGCCTGCCTTATCAGCATTTACAAAAAATATTATTGTCACTTGGGCGCATTGACCGCTCAATCAAAGGCATGGATAATCTCAATGTCATTGACGAATTACGCGCATTATTACTAACCATTGCAGGGAAAACATTATGGACTCAATAA
- a CDS encoding glutamate-5-semialdehyde dehydrogenase, whose protein sequence is MDSITNLITTLGKNARTAAKTLRSASTQHKNNALNNIATQVNQNRKDILNANQKDLEQGKSSGLDAALLDRLMLDDARLDGIIESLNQIAALPDPVGEITNLKFRPSGIQVGKMRVPLGVMGIIYESRPNVTIDAAALCLKSGNGAILRGGSEAIHSNLALYTCVKQGLIDADLDQNCVQLINTTDRAAVTELVKASDYIDAIIPRGGKGLVEAISNNAKVPVIKHLHGICHTYIDKDADTQKAIDIAFNGKTRRYGVCNATETLLVHASAVGRIMPELVAEFIAKGVELRGCIETQKLSKQIKQATEEDWNTEYLDAILSIRIVNSISDAINHIETYGSGHTESIVSENYTSTRRFMSEVDSSSIMVNASTAFADGFEYGLGAEIGISTDKFHVRGPVGLEGLTSQKYIVLGDGHIRK, encoded by the coding sequence ATGGACTCAATAACCAATTTAATCACCACACTCGGTAAAAATGCACGCACCGCTGCAAAAACACTCCGCAGTGCCAGCACACAACACAAAAACAACGCCTTAAATAACATCGCCACACAAGTTAATCAAAACCGCAAAGACATTTTAAACGCCAACCAAAAAGACTTAGAACAAGGCAAATCCAGCGGACTGGATGCGGCACTATTAGACAGATTGATGCTGGACGATGCACGCTTAGACGGCATTATTGAAAGCCTTAATCAAATTGCCGCCCTACCCGACCCAGTTGGAGAAATTACCAATCTTAAATTCCGCCCAAGTGGCATTCAAGTGGGCAAAATGCGAGTGCCACTTGGGGTAATGGGCATTATTTACGAATCCCGCCCTAATGTAACAATTGATGCCGCAGCACTTTGCCTTAAATCAGGTAACGGTGCAATTTTGCGTGGCGGATCTGAAGCCATTCATTCCAATTTAGCACTTTATACTTGTGTAAAACAAGGTTTAATTGATGCAGATTTAGACCAAAACTGCGTGCAATTAATCAACACCACCGACCGTGCAGCAGTTACCGAACTGGTTAAAGCCTCTGATTATATAGATGCCATTATTCCACGCGGCGGCAAGGGCTTGGTTGAAGCCATTAGCAACAATGCCAAAGTACCTGTGATTAAACACCTGCACGGCATTTGTCACACTTATATCGACAAAGATGCTGACACTCAAAAAGCCATTGATATTGCCTTTAATGGCAAAACACGGCGTTATGGCGTCTGCAATGCCACCGAAACTTTATTGGTACACGCTTCTGCTGTAGGGCGCATTATGCCCGAACTTGTTGCAGAATTTATTGCCAAAGGCGTAGAACTCAGAGGCTGTATAGAAACACAAAAACTCTCAAAACAAATCAAACAAGCCACAGAAGAAGACTGGAACACAGAGTACCTGGATGCCATTTTATCCATTCGCATTGTCAACTCAATATCCGATGCCATTAACCACATTGAAACCTACGGCTCAGGACACACCGAATCCATTGTTAGCGAAAATTACACTTCTACACGGCGCTTTATGAGCGAAGTAGATTCCTCCTCAATCATGGTGAATGCCTCTACTGCTTTTGCCGATGGCTTTGAATACGGACTTGGTGCCGAAATTGGCATCAGCACTGACAAATTTCATGTGCGTGGCCCTGTGGGTTTAGAAGGACTCACTTCACAAAAATATATCGTGTTGGGTGATGGGCATATTAGAAAATAA
- a CDS encoding type II toxin-antitoxin system Phd/YefM family antitoxin, translating to MLNISSADAKNNFSDVLKQVQNGESFVIEYGRKQKKIAKIIPYQETEIQPIKIGLYKDNDAFDFKIHDDWEMTAEELLDLK from the coding sequence ATGTTAAATATTTCAAGTGCCGATGCAAAGAACAATTTTTCTGATGTGTTAAAACAAGTACAAAATGGCGAAAGTTTTGTGATTGAATACGGCAGAAAACAAAAAAAAATCGCCAAAATCATCCCTTACCAAGAAACAGAAATCCAACCCATTAAAATTGGTCTGTATAAAGACAACGATGCATTTGATTTTAAAATACATGATGACTGGGAAATGACTGCTGAAGAATTATTAGACTTGAAATAA
- a CDS encoding type II toxin-antitoxin system VapC family toxin translates to MYIIDTHIFLWLIKYPEKINQHQLQILQNARENIYISNISFLEIALKFQKGKLELFGFSPEQLVKIAKKMNLKIIDIDAQTMANSHQLPPVKKHKDPFDRLLVWLCLQNNWTLLSADNKLNEYTQQGLKWI, encoded by the coding sequence ATGTATATTATTGATACACATATTTTTCTTTGGCTGATAAAATACCCAGAAAAAATTAATCAGCACCAACTGCAAATATTACAAAATGCCCGAGAAAACATTTACATTAGTAATATTAGTTTTTTAGAAATTGCATTAAAGTTTCAAAAAGGAAAATTAGAATTATTTGGCTTTTCGCCCGAACAATTGGTAAAAATTGCCAAAAAAATGAACCTAAAAATAATTGATATAGACGCACAAACCATGGCAAATTCTCACCAACTTCCCCCCGTTAAAAAACACAAAGACCCATTTGACCGATTGCTTGTTTGGCTGTGCTTGCAAAATAACTGGACCTTACTTTCAGCTGATAACAAACTTAATGAATACACACAACAAGGATTAAAGTGGATATAA